The Rhopalosiphum maidis isolate BTI-1 chromosome 1, ASM367621v3, whole genome shotgun sequence genome has a segment encoding these proteins:
- the LOC113550038 gene encoding uncharacterized protein LOC113550038 produces the protein MLKDCRKRNYVNSKKEGNQQENQQQPAASGGRPVSELKNIGVNGKRVSTANTTSAARAKKARMDMVKSPGLVEISSSAGRKIIWYFTKNFNNVKNYTDFLRPLTPALSDMMKNHVQQHPIKFSLKLEATYNRSNVPNSSENRAFKTSAVEVFSESNIAEIIERAYIKLLTEEEAYTSRGSGFTLESIDGLLLTVYKYTPMDGSSYIPLPAYIDRKRGTINPQNVDQQCFKWTVLAKHVTGPAVYRIGENYRQHEDKYNFNGISFPTPLSDVKKFEYNNPTVFVNVYGLDKKFQPPRKYPTYEVYPLCVVDEEKANHFVLLLVADESGSHYIYISIFSRLIRFQKTGHKESVVFCKRCFTSFDNQRYKYKLNGLEALTQYKLICDAHKPILPVMPKEGECLQFEAWRNTQRHPIVIYADFETILMKTDEKKGGNTKIMHRHEAMSYGLIVKASNDVPIELLARHEIPTEPTLYRGSESRQDVARHFVETVSEIALKIEKLLKTNIPINMSADDIQVHEAATHCNLCKIEFTPPSEVLYRKTADHCHLTGKYRQALCNVCNQKLQTPVFVPCYFHNLSNYDAHLIVTELGYDTQTIRVIPNTEEKYISFSKYVSSKFQIRFIDTFRFIASGLSTLAKNLVTPGLENFRETASF, from the exons ATGCTGAAAGATTGCCGTAAAAGGAATTATGTAAACTCCAAAAAGGAAGGCAACCAGCAGGAAAACCAGCAGCAACCGGCCGCCAGCGGTGGGCGCCCGGTGAGCGAGTTAAAAAACATAGGCGTAAACGGTAAACGAGTTTCCACCGCCAACACCACTTCGGCTGCTAGAGCGAAAAAAGCACGCATGGATATGGTGAAGTCCCCCGGGTTAGTTGAAATTTCATCGTCAGCGGGTCGAAAAATCATCTGGTATTTcacaaaaaatttcaataatgttaaaaattataccgaCTTTCTACGTCCTCTTACACCGGCTCTGTCAGACATGATGAAAAATCACGTGCAGCAACATCCAATAAAATTTAGCTTGAAGCTCGAGGCTACTTATAACCGATCAAACGTACCCAATTCGTCCGAAAATAGGGCATTTAAAACATCAGCAGTTGAAGTTTTTTCGGAAAGTAACATTGCTGAGATTATTGAAAGagcttatataaaattattgaccgAGGAAGAAGCTTATACTAGCAGAGGAAGCGGGTTTACCCTGGAATCTATAGATGGGCTATTGTTGACCGTGTACAAATACACACCGATGGACGGGTCGTCATACATACCACTGCCTGCGTATATCGATAGAAAACGGGGTACAATAAATCCTCAGAATGTAGACCAACAGTGCTTCAAGTGGACTGTATTAGCCAAGCATGTGACAGGGCCGGCGGTATACCGTATAGGAGAAAATTATAGACAACACGAggacaaatacaatttcaatggTATATCGTTCCCAACGCCATTATCCGACGTTAAGAAATTCGAATATAATAACCCGACTGTCTTTGTGAATGT GTATGGGTTAGACAAAAAGTTTCAGCCACCGCGTAAATATCCGACGTACGAGGTGTACCCGCTATGTGTCGTTGATGAGGAGAAAGCCAACCACTTTGTTCTGTTGTTGGTAGCAGACGAAAGCGGGTCGCATTACATCTACATCTCGATTTTTTCACGCCTTATACGCTTTCAAAAGACTGGACATAAAGAGAGTGTCGTATTTTGCAAAAGGTGCTTTACCAGCTTTGACAAtcaaagatataaatataaattgaatgggCTTGAGGCGTTAACTCAGTATAAGCTTATATGCGATGCACATAAGCCAATATTACCGGTGATGCCGAAAGAAGGTGAATGTCTGCAATTTGAAGCATGGAGAAACACTCAGAGACATCCTATAGTAATATATGCAGATTTCGAAACTATACTGATGAAGACGGATGAGAAGAAGGGgggaaatacaaaaataatgcacAGACATGAAGCGATGAGCTATGGACTCATTGTGAAGGCGAGCAATGACGTACCGATAGAGCTATTAGCGAGACATGAGATACCAACAGAACCAACATTATATCGAGGAAGTGAGAGTCGACAGGACGTGGCGAGACATTTTGTCGAAACCGTGTCTGAAATAGCATTAAAGATAGAGAAGTTATTGAAAACGAATATTCCAATAAATATGTCCGCAGACGACATACAAGTTCATGAAGCAGCGACGCACTGCAATCTATGCAAAATCGAGTTTACCCCACCTTCAGAGGTACTATATCGTAAGACAGCTGACCATTGCCATCTCACAGGAAAATACCGTCAAGCTCTCTGCAATGTATGCAACCAAAAACTACAAACACCCGTTTTTGTACCGTGCTACTTCCATAACTTGTCCAACTATGACGCGCATCTGATAGTCACAGAACTTGGTTATGACACCCAGACTATTAGAGTAATACCAAACACTGAGgaaaaatacatatcattCTCTAAATATGTGTCAAGTAAATTCCAAATCCGTTTCATAGACACTTTTAGATTCATTGCATCAGGACTATCAACTCTAGCTAAAAATCTTGTAACACCAGGTCTGGAGAACTTCAGAGAGACGgctagtttttaa
- the LOC113550036 gene encoding uncharacterized protein LOC113550036: protein MNFTPLLIVLQLHMVHGFIAYDCNGPKLNITAFNSLSVEPCEPPSEIHTQSIQRIQLLQKTDTYQIPYKTCSIIINYFISRCSILEDAQMVENGFFTEITELGSARCSELHQRLTYHLPNGGIITGLKVNETILSSVTVAGFVDRHGNCKGSTFSSEKGTWQEVIVQANYKITLTEGLAIVNHKQNTLTLPTGSTLKLSDQYGLDIYKGEVVWNANTYDCETHEFIILYDGPVSLITSNNDKTTRTYLVESDQIVFALQHIRSTYICNIPAIQTDHSQLTIITDSLFFNYFKNKDIHPQNIDLVAYINTKLVYIDNRFKASITTLYTDLIQKQCELERKVLLHKLSLATYSLSEFAYHMGEGPGYTALKAGEIIYLLKCKPVEVEISSKKNAICYDELPVIYNNKSYFMAPKTRTLQKFGTELDCNHFLPPAFLLDGEWYTTSQNIREIKKPQTLKPSTKWTWTYKSMENLMTAGIYNYDTMKNFQQYLILPQEIEASQKNLARQTMGFTIMDHRINLNTLIDENTISNMVDNKLRKMWGWFTIFGEFISGLLGIFFIWKIILTCINTGLNISLLYQTFGLSIKLVAGVFTSITHFIMHNANQNQQQQQKKQQNQPLLTLNRNPNSRDKVNKSITNSKQKSLYPNIRKLSI, encoded by the coding sequence ATGAACTTCACACCTCTCCTCATCGTCTTACAATTACACATGGTACATGGATTTATTGCATATGACTGTAATGGACCCAAGCTCAACATAACAGCATTTAATAGCTTGTCTGTGGAGCCATGTGAACCACCATCAGAAATCCACACCCAATCAATTCAACGAATTCAACTTCTACAAAAAACAGATACCTACCAAATACCTTATAAAACatgctcaataataataaactattttataagtaggtgTTCAATTCTAGAAGATGCCCAAATGGtagaaaatggtttttttacagaaataaCTGAATTAGGCAGTGCCCGGTGCTCTGAATTACACCAGAGACTAACATACCATCTACCAAACGGAGGAATAATTACAGGTTTAAAAGTTAACGAGACTATATTATCATCCGTTACAGTAGCCGGTTTTGTAGATAGACATGGTAACTGCAAAGGCTCTACATTTTCATCTGAGAAAGGCACATGGCAAGAGGTTATAGTTCAagctaattataaaatcactcTTACCGAAGGATTAGCCATAGTAAACCACAAACAAAATACGTTAACTCTCCCAACTGGTTCAACCTTAAAATTATCCGACCAATACGGTTTGGATATTTATAAAGGAGAGGTAGTGTGGAACGCAAATACTTATGATTGTGAAACTCATgagttcattattttatatgacggACCTGTTTCATTAATAACTTCGAACAATGACAAAACCACTCGAACATACCTAGTGGAATCGGACCAAATCGTTTTTGCGTTACAACACATAAGATcaacatatatatgtaatataccaGCTATACAAACTGATCATTCTCAATTAACCATAATTAcagattcattattttttaattattttaaaaacaaagacATACATCCACAAAACATAGATTTAGTggcttatataaatactaaattggtATACATTGACAACCGTTTCAAAGCATCGATAACAACTTTATACACAGatctaatacaaaaacaatgcGAATTAGAACGTAAAGTGCTGTTACACAAACTATCATTAGCCACATACAGTTTATCCGAATTCGCATACCATATGGGCGAAGGACCCGGTTATACGGCATTAAAGGCTGGGGAAATCATTTATCTACTAAAATGTAAACCAGTAGAAGTGGAAatatcatcaaaaaaaaatgcaatatgtTATGATGAATTACcagttatttacaataataaatcatacttCATGGCTCCTAAAACAAGAACCCTACAAAAATTTGGCACAGAATTAGATTGTAATCACTTTTTACCACCTGCATTTTTACTTGATGGAGAATGGTATACTACATCGCAAAATAttagagaaataaaaaaaccacagACTCTTAAGCCTTCCACGAAATGGACATGGACATACAAAAGTATGGAAAATCTAATGACAGcaggaatttataattatgacactatgaaaaattttcaacaatatttaatactacctCAAGAAATAGAAGCATCGCAAAAAAATTTAGCAAGACAAACCATGGGTTTCACAATAATGGATCACAGGATAAATCTAAACACGTTAATTGACGAAAACACCATTAGTAATATGGTTGACAATAAACTAAGAAAAATGTGGGGGTGGTTTACCATTTTTGGTGAATTTATTTCCGGATTATTAGGAATATTCTTTAtatggaaaataattctaaccTGCATTAACACAGGACTTAACATTTCTCTTTTATACCAAACTTTTGGATTAAGCATAAAATTAGTAGCAGGAGTATTTACAAGCATTACTCATTTCATTATGCACAACGCAAATCAaaatcaacaacaacaacagaaAAAGCAACAAAATCAACCACTACTGACTTTAAATCGAAATCCCAACTCACGAGACAAAGTCAATAAATCAATCACAAACTCAAAGCAAAAAAGTTTATACCcaaatatcagaaaattatctatatga
- the LOC113561325 gene encoding uncharacterized protein LOC113561325: protein MSSSDEDDILLFWWNLRRRKIKNKKRKYWINPAFKQLAKYGANVYADELKLHPLQFKSCYRMSPDTFKQLLNLIEHSITKRDTNFREAISAGEKILITLRYLATGCSFVALSHIFMRGDNTIGIIV, encoded by the exons ATGTCATCGTCTGATGAagacgatattttattattctggtGGAATTtaagaagaagaaaaataaaaaataaaaaacgtaaatattgGATTAACCCAGCGTTTAAACAGCTTGCAAAATATGGTGCAAATGTCTATGCAGATGAACTTAAACTTCATCCACTGCAGTTCAAAAGCTGTTATAGAATGAGCCCAGATACATTTAAAcaacttttgaatttaattgaacaTAGTATTACAAAACGTGATACCAATTTCAGAGAAGCTATAAGTGCaggagaaaaaatattaataacactcag ATATTTGGCTACAGGATGTAGTTTTGTTGCTTTGTCACATATATTCATGAGAGGGGACAATACGATAGGAATAATAGTGTGA